The sequence CGGTGTCGCGCGACATGAACTGGCCGCTGATGACCAGGGCCTCCAGGTTGGCGGCCACCTGAAGCTCGCCACCCACGCCGTCCACGGCCTCGGCGAACTGACGCGCGTCACGGCCGCCGGCCCCCTTCTGCAACAGCTCGCCGGTGAGCGCGGCCAGGCCTTCCTTGCCAGCGGGGTCGCCCAGGGCGCCGCCGCGCACCCACGCGCTGAACGAGACGAGCGGCAGCTCCTTGCGCTCCACGAGCTGGAGCTTCGCGCCGTTCTTCAGCGTGACGGTGGTGGCCTTGGGGAGCGTCACGCCCTGCTGCGCCGGAGCCGCCGCGGCGGCCTTTGGAGCAGCGGCGGAGCCCTGGGCCGCGGCGGGGACGGAGGACAGCAGCAGCGTGGTGAACGCGGCCTTCCAGGAGAGGGGGGCGCTCATCGCGAGGCCTCCTTGCGGGAGTCGGGGGTGGCTGCCTGCGCGTCGGCGGGCACGAGCCAGCCAACGGTGCGGCGCTGCGAGTTGAAGATGCGCGCGGCGACCTTGCGGACGTCGTCACGCGTCACGCGCTCATAGCGGCCGGGCGCTTCGAAGAGCTGGCGGTAGTCACCGCGGAACGTCTCCGCGGCGCCCAACGCGCGGCCTCGGCCGTTGTTGGTCTCCAGGCTGCGCCAGAACTGGGACAGGGTGATGTTGCGCGCCTTCTTGAGCTCGGCGTCGCTGACGCCGTCCTTGACGATGCGGGCCAGCTCCTCGGTGAGCAGGCCTTCCACCTTGGCGACGTCAGCACCGGGCGGCAAGTCCGCGTAGACCCAGACGAGCGATGGGTCGAAGCCCGGGCTGAAGTGGGTGTTGACGCGGAGGGCGGCGCGCTCCTCCTCGACGAGGCGGCGGTGCAGCCGCGAGGAGTCGCCGTTGGTGAGGATGCTCAGGAGCAGCGTGAGCGCTTCCACGTCCGCGTCCTTGCCGGAGATGCCGTGGTAGGCCAGTTGGATGAGCGGGGCCTGGGCCTGCTTCTTCACGACGATGCGGCGCTCTCCCTGCTGCTCGGGCTCCTTGGTGCGGACGGGCTCCGGCGCGGGCTGGGAGGGGATGGGCTCCAGGTACTTCTCCGCGAGCGCGAAGATTTCCGCGGGCGTCACGGCGCCGGTGAAGATGAGCGTGGCGTTGTTGGGCGCGTAGTACGTCTTGTAGTAGCGCTGGAGGTCCTCGATGCGCCACGACTCGATGTCGGACGGCCACCCGATGACGGGGAACTGGTACGGGTGCGCCACGAAGGCGGTGGCCTGCACCTGCTCCATCAGGGCGCCCATGTTGTCGTTGTCGATGGCGGAGCGGCGCTCCGAGTACACGACGCCGCGCTCGGACTCGGTGACCTTGGGGTCGATGGCCAGGTGCTGGAGCCGGTCGGCCTCGAGGTCGAAGATGACGTCGAGCGCGGAGCGCGGGAACCAGTCCATGTAGACGGTGACGTCCTCGGAGGTGAAGGCGTTGTTGGCGCCGCCGTTGGCCTCCATGACGCGGTCGAACTCACCGGGGCCATACTTCTTCGCGCCGTTGAACATCATGTGCTCGAAGAAGTGGGACAGGCCGGTGATACCGGGGTACTCGTTCCGGCTGCCAACGCGGAACCAGTTGTAGAGGACGACATTGGGAATGTCGTGGTCGGGCCAGACGATGACCTTGAGCCCGTTCTTGAGGGTGCGGGACTCGATGCCGGCGCCGAGCCTGGGCGCGGCGGACACAGCGGACTTCGCCACCGGCTTGCCGCCCTGCGTCTGCGCACAGGCCACGGGGCCGGCGAGCAGGGCCAGACACGAGGTCCAGAGTAACGACTGACGGAACATCCGTGCTCCTGTCGGAAGAGCGCCCGGAAACGGGCAGCGGCGCACGATATTCCAGTTGCCACCCTCCTGGGTTGACCAGGAGGGGTGGATGACGCGGCGGCTCAGGCGCCGAGCACTTCGCGGAGCACTTCCTGGAAGTAGTTGATACTGCCCGTGTGCGTCTGGAAGTGCCTGGCGGACTGGTGGAGGCGCTGGATGACGGCCTCGAACTCCGCCTGGCTGACGTCGCGCAGGGACATGTAGAGGCGGACGGCGCCCTGGAGGTGCGAGAAGAGCGGGTTGCGGTCGGTGCCGTCGGGGCGGCGCAGGAGGTGGCGGTAGAGCCGCTCGAATTCCTGGTCCGTCTCGGTGTTGCGCACGGCGCGGCAGTAGCCGGCGGCGGTGGCCTCGATGAGGAGGAAGAAGGGCTGGTACTCCGGCGGCGGCGCCTTGGCGAAGCTGGGGGGCTTCACGTCGCCCACGAAGAGCTGGGAGATGGGCTTGAGCGTCACATGGGCCAGCTGCTCGCCCGCGCGAATCTGGACGCGCTCCCCCACCGGACGCACGTGCTTGCCGTCCGCGTCCCACTCCACCGCCACGTACAGGCGCTCGGGCTGGTCCACCTTCACGCCCGCCTTCTCGAGCTCCGCCACTGCGTTCGCGTCCATCGTGATTCGTTCCTCCGGCTCCCTCTCTACCCTGCTCCGGGCAGCCCGTGCACCCGGCATCGTGGGGCAACGTCGCGAAGGAGGAGAAACGAGGGCGCCTTTCTCGCGCCCTGGAATTACTGGTATGCCAAGGAACTCCAAGAGCATCTGCGGCCACGGGTCTCCAGCCGCTGTGCGTTACCCCTGATTCCCTGCCCACCCATGTTCGAGAACTTCTTTCGCTCACGCGATGCCGATGCGCTTGAGGTCTTGGGAAAAGTCGACACGGTCCGCCGACTTCACGGCCTCATCGATGAAGCCCAAGAGCACGTCACGCTGATCAGTCCCTACGTCAGCATCGAGAAACTGCGAGACATTGAGCGCAAGATTCGTCAAGCCCTCGAACGGGAGGTGGCCGTGACCCTGGTCATCCGCGAGGGTGACGAGAGCACACGGGGCCCCTCACAGCAAGGCGTGGAACTCCTAGTCAGCCTCATGCAAGCGGGCATGCGCCTGTTCGTCGTCAGGGACCTGCACGCCAAGCTCTACTGCTCCGAACGCCACGCACTCATCACGTCGCTCAACCTCATTGAGTCTTCCTTCAACAACAGCATTGAAGTCGGCATCTGCATCTCAGCCGGTCGCGCCGAGTACGTGAGAATCAGCGAGTTCATCGAGAGCGAAATCACCCCACACCGAAAGGAAGTCCCCTTCAAGCCGGCCACCGAGCCGCGACGCAGGAGCGCCACGCCCGTCCCCCGGCACGCCACGCAGGGATTCTGCATCCGCTGCCGCGACGCAATCGGCTTCAACCCGGAGAGGCCCTACTGCGACAGCGACTTCAACGTCTGGCGCCGATACAGCGACCCCACCTACGAAGACAACCATTGCCACCATTGCGGCATGGACTTCGCCGCCAGCAAGAACAAGCCCCTGTGCCGTAAGTGCTACGGAATGCTCAGGTAGCTTCAGCGCCCCGTGACGATGACCTCCCCGTTCCTGTCGGTCCCTGAATCGCAGTGGGTCACGGCCAACACGTTCGCTTTCGCCATCCGGGATGGCTTCCCGGTGAGCCCGGGACACACGCTGGTGATTCCCCGGCGGCAGGTCGCGACCTGGTTCGATGCCACGACCGAGGAACAGCGCGCCATCTTCGAGCTGGTGGACGAGGTGAAACGCGAGCTGGATGGCGAGCTGCATCCAGACGGGTACAACATCGGCATCAACGTGGGCGCGGCGGCCGGCCAGACGGTGCTCCACCTGCATGTGCACGTCATCCCTCGCTTCCAGGGCGACATGGACGACCCTCGCGGCGGAGTCCGGCACGTCATTCCAGGCAAGGGCAACTACCTCGCCGGGCGAAACAAGCCCCTGGCCACGGGAGGCGTCGACGACCCGTTCCTGCACCACCTGGAGCCGCTGTTCGCGGATGCGGTGGAGATTTCGGTCCTGGCGGCCTTCGTGCAAGACAGCGGACTGGAGCTGCTGCGCGAGTCCGTGGAAGCCGCGCTCACCCGGGGGGCGACGGTTCGCATCCTCACAGGTGACTATCTGGCCATCACCCAGGCGGATGCACTTCGACGGCTGCTCGACTGGATGGAAGAGGACGCCGCGCTCCAGGCGGAGCCAGGCCGTGGCCGTTTTGAAGCGCGCGTCGTGGAGGTGGAGAAGCTCCAACTCACGTCATTCCACCCGAAGTCCTGGCGCTTCCTTGGCACCGGGCTCGCTGTGGCCTACGTCGGCTCGAGCAACATCTCGCGCGCCGCCCTGAAGACGGGCGTCGAATGGAACCTGCGCGTCGAGCGGGACCGGGACCCGCAGGCCTGGAACGAGGTGGTGGATGCATTCGAGGGCTGGTGGGGCCGGGCCTCCCCCTTGGACGCGAACTGGGTCGAGCAATACGCTCGCCGCGCACCGACGGCCCGACTCCATCTCCCAGCAGGTGAGACGGAGCCAGACGCCCCCTTGCCCCGTCGCGAGCCACACAGCCTCCAGCGTCAGGCGCTCGATGCGCTCGCGCGTGGCCGGCGCGAGGGACGGCAACGCGCACTGGTCGTCCTCGCGACGGGCCTGGGGAAGACCCTGCTCGCGGCGCTCGACGTGGAACAGTTCAGCCAGGAGCGGGGGCGAGCGAGCCGCGTGCTGTTCCTCGCGCACCGGGAAGAGCTCCTCGTCCAGGCAGCGGAGACGTTCCGTCGCCAGCAGCACCACCTCCGCTTCGGCTGGTACGTGGGTCAACGCGCGCAGCTCGCGGGCGACGTGGTCTTCGCGTCGGTGCAGAAGCTCTCGCGGCCAGAAGACCTTCAGGCGCTCCGCCTCGCGGCCGCGTTCGACTACGTCATCGTGGACGAAGTCCACCACGCCACGGCGGCAAGCTACCGGTCCATCCTCGCCTGCGTGGAGCCCGCGTTCATGCTCGGGCTCACGGCGACACCGGAGCGCGCTGACGAGGGCGATGTGCTCGGCCTCTTCGATGACCACCTCGCCTGGCGCTCGGACCTTGGAGAAGGCATCCAGGAGGGACTGCTCGCACCGTTCGAATACTTCGGACTCAAGGACACGGTGCCTTACGAGAACATCCCCTGGAAGAGCCGCCGCTTCGACGTGGCGCTGTTGACCCAGGCGGTTGAGACCGAAGCACGCATGCAGACACTGTGGCGTGCGTGGCAGAAGCATCCCGCCTGCCGCACGCTCGTGTTCTGCTGCTCCATCTCCCATGCCCACTTCGTCCGGCAATGGCTGGGAGGCCAGGGGATTCGCGCCGTGGCCGTCCACGCCGGGGCAGGCTCAGCGGACCGTGCCCAGTCGCTGCGCCAGCTCGCGAATGGCACGCTGGATGCCATCTGCGCAGTGGACCTGTTCAACGAAGGCGTCGACGTCCCGAGCATCGACCGCGTGGTGATGCTGCGCCCCACGGAATCCCCCGTGGTGTTCCTCCAGCAGCTCGGGCGAGGGCTGCGAAAGGCCGAGGGAAAAGAGCGGGTCATCCTCATCGACTTCGTCGGGAATCACCGGCTGTTTCTCGACCGGCTCCGAACCCTGCTGGCCGTGGGCAAGCCTCCGGTCTCCCTGCGTGACTTTCTCACCTCGGACCGACAACCCGCGCTGCCTGCTGGCTGCACCGTGGAAGTGGAGCTCGAAGCCAAGGAGATGCTCCGGCACTTCCTCTCCGGAGGGGGGCAGGAGGTCGAGCGTGTCTACCGCGAGCTGCGCGATGCCCGGGGACTGCGGCCTACCATCGGAGAGCTCTACCGTCGTGGGTACTCACCCGCGACGCTGCGCAAGGCGCACCCGGGGTGGTTTGATTTCGTCAAGTCAGAGGGCGACCTGACGGACGACGAGGCTCGGGCCCTCGACAAAGGCCGCGACTGGTTCAAGGAGCTCGAGCTCACGAACATGAGCCAGTGCTTCAAGATGGTCGTACTGGAAGCACTGCTCGAAGCCGATGCCCTGGAACAGGGGCTGCCGCTGCCTGAGCTTGCCCAGCGATGCCTGGCCATTCTCCAACGCTCCCCCGAGTTGCTCCGGGACCTCGAAACGGTCAAGGCCCTGGGCGACCCACGGCTCCCGAATCCCGCCCGGTTCTTCACGTACTGGAAGTCGAACCCCATTGAGGCGTGGACGAAGGGCGGGAAGTGGTTCCGCGTCGAGGAAGAGCGGTTCATTCCTCGCCTTCCCATGGCTCCATCGGCCCAGAAGTCCTTCGAGGCCATGACTCGCGAGCTGGTGGACTACCGGCTCGCACAGTATCGGCGCCGCCAACAGGCGCAGGCGCAGGACTCCGCCTTTGATGCGAGGGTCATCTCGAACAGCCGGGGCCCCATCCTCAAGCTCCCGGAGCGGAGTGCGCGCTCGGACCTGCCCTTGGGAACGACCGCGGTCCGGCTCGACGATGGAGCGCGCTGGCATTTCGACTTCGTGAAGATTGCCGTCAACGTCGCGCGACCCGATGGCGCGAAACAGAATCAACTGCCGGACCTCTTGCGCCAATGGTTTGGCCCCACCGCGGGAATGCCGGGCACGGCCTTTCGCGTCCGGTTCACGCTCGGCCCTGACGGGTGGAGCGCGGTCCCGGCTCGGGCCGAGCCGAGCCCCCTCGCGCCCTGGGGGACACTGGTCGCATTTCCCAGCCTGCGCGCGGCTGCGGGCGCCGTGGAGCACCCCATCTCAATCGACCAGGCCCCGGAAGCGGCGAGGGTCCGCCTTCCGAGCCGAGCGCAAGGCGAAGGACTGTTCGCGGTGCGCGCGTCTGGTGATTCCATGGACGGAGGCCCGCACCCCATCCGCGATGGTGACTGGCTGGTGATGCGCGACGCGAAAGCCGTGGGGGCGGGGCCCCTGGATGGGAGGGTGGCCCTCGTCCAGGTCCCCGACCCAATCACAGGCTTCCGCTACCAGGTGAAGCGGCTCGTCCGACAAGACGGGCACTGGCTGCTCCGCTCCGACAATCCCCTGCGTGAGTCCTTCCAGGCTGGTGAAGCGGCCTCTCCCGTCGCCCTGGTCGTCGAGGTCATTCCACCCGAACGGCTGGCACCTCCTCGGGGCACGACGCTCACGGAGGAGCAGCTCAGCTCCCACTTCGGATTGAGCACGGCACCCAGAACGGGGCGCCATGAAGGCCACCTGTTCCTGTTCATCAAGGACGCGCAAGCCTTCACCTCACCCGGCCGCCTGGCGCTGCGCGTCCCAGACCACCACCCCAGTGAAACAGCCTTCGTGTTCACACAAGAGA is a genomic window of Myxococcus virescens containing:
- a CDS encoding M16 family metallopeptidase; this translates as MFRQSLLWTSCLALLAGPVACAQTQGGKPVAKSAVSAAPRLGAGIESRTLKNGLKVIVWPDHDIPNVVLYNWFRVGSRNEYPGITGLSHFFEHMMFNGAKKYGPGEFDRVMEANGGANNAFTSEDVTVYMDWFPRSALDVIFDLEADRLQHLAIDPKVTESERGVVYSERRSAIDNDNMGALMEQVQATAFVAHPYQFPVIGWPSDIESWRIEDLQRYYKTYYAPNNATLIFTGAVTPAEIFALAEKYLEPIPSQPAPEPVRTKEPEQQGERRIVVKKQAQAPLIQLAYHGISGKDADVEALTLLLSILTNGDSSRLHRRLVEEERAALRVNTHFSPGFDPSLVWVYADLPPGADVAKVEGLLTEELARIVKDGVSDAELKKARNITLSQFWRSLETNNGRGRALGAAETFRGDYRQLFEAPGRYERVTRDDVRKVAARIFNSQRRTVGWLVPADAQAATPDSRKEASR
- a CDS encoding phospholipase D family protein; this encodes MFENFFRSRDADALEVLGKVDTVRRLHGLIDEAQEHVTLISPYVSIEKLRDIERKIRQALEREVAVTLVIREGDESTRGPSQQGVELLVSLMQAGMRLFVVRDLHAKLYCSERHALITSLNLIESSFNNSIEVGICISAGRAEYVRISEFIESEITPHRKEVPFKPATEPRRRSATPVPRHATQGFCIRCRDAIGFNPERPYCDSDFNVWRRYSDPTYEDNHCHHCGMDFAASKNKPLCRKCYGMLR
- a CDS encoding DEAD/DEAH box helicase family protein — translated: MTSPFLSVPESQWVTANTFAFAIRDGFPVSPGHTLVIPRRQVATWFDATTEEQRAIFELVDEVKRELDGELHPDGYNIGINVGAAAGQTVLHLHVHVIPRFQGDMDDPRGGVRHVIPGKGNYLAGRNKPLATGGVDDPFLHHLEPLFADAVEISVLAAFVQDSGLELLRESVEAALTRGATVRILTGDYLAITQADALRRLLDWMEEDAALQAEPGRGRFEARVVEVEKLQLTSFHPKSWRFLGTGLAVAYVGSSNISRAALKTGVEWNLRVERDRDPQAWNEVVDAFEGWWGRASPLDANWVEQYARRAPTARLHLPAGETEPDAPLPRREPHSLQRQALDALARGRREGRQRALVVLATGLGKTLLAALDVEQFSQERGRASRVLFLAHREELLVQAAETFRRQQHHLRFGWYVGQRAQLAGDVVFASVQKLSRPEDLQALRLAAAFDYVIVDEVHHATAASYRSILACVEPAFMLGLTATPERADEGDVLGLFDDHLAWRSDLGEGIQEGLLAPFEYFGLKDTVPYENIPWKSRRFDVALLTQAVETEARMQTLWRAWQKHPACRTLVFCCSISHAHFVRQWLGGQGIRAVAVHAGAGSADRAQSLRQLANGTLDAICAVDLFNEGVDVPSIDRVVMLRPTESPVVFLQQLGRGLRKAEGKERVILIDFVGNHRLFLDRLRTLLAVGKPPVSLRDFLTSDRQPALPAGCTVEVELEAKEMLRHFLSGGGQEVERVYRELRDARGLRPTIGELYRRGYSPATLRKAHPGWFDFVKSEGDLTDDEARALDKGRDWFKELELTNMSQCFKMVVLEALLEADALEQGLPLPELAQRCLAILQRSPELLRDLETVKALGDPRLPNPARFFTYWKSNPIEAWTKGGKWFRVEEERFIPRLPMAPSAQKSFEAMTRELVDYRLAQYRRRQQAQAQDSAFDARVISNSRGPILKLPERSARSDLPLGTTAVRLDDGARWHFDFVKIAVNVARPDGAKQNQLPDLLRQWFGPTAGMPGTAFRVRFTLGPDGWSAVPARAEPSPLAPWGTLVAFPSLRAAAGAVEHPISIDQAPEAARVRLPSRAQGEGLFAVRASGDSMDGGPHPIRDGDWLVMRDAKAVGAGPLDGRVALVQVPDPITGFRYQVKRLVRQDGHWLLRSDNPLRESFQAGEAASPVALVVEVIPPERLAPPRGTTLTEEQLSSHFGLSTAPRTGRHEGHLFLFIKDAQAFTSPGRLALRVPDHHPSETAFVFTQETASGGWTYQGAAVWRDDEDRWALESPRSG